One genomic segment of Paenibacillus sp. FSL H8-0332 includes these proteins:
- a CDS encoding AI-2E family transporter — MEEWSRSKWLRWMIGVLLSLIILYFVWLLRPMLNGVFLFLKAILAPFLAAMIISYVLNPVVTMLSRRKMPRSVAVLLIYAVFLTSLAVILINLIPMFIEQLEELNEHLPEMTLHAQGLMKGMNSRLIPPGVETGMNNWFYQLENRLAEGISHFLNNIASTIGLLFNAFIVPFLVFYILKDFEVFERMVVSCLPRSRRKSIVMLLKDIDEALGNYIRGQFLVCIIIGVLAYIGYAIIGMPYALLFACVVAVFNIIPYMGPFLGAAPAIVMASTLSWRLVLLVAVVNTLCQMLESNVISPQVVGRKLHLHPLLIIFALLVGGEIAGMIGLILAVPFFAAAKVVIQHIIGYYIRRRPA, encoded by the coding sequence ATGGAGGAGTGGTCCCGCAGTAAATGGCTCCGCTGGATGATCGGCGTGCTGCTCTCACTGATTATTCTATATTTCGTCTGGCTGCTCCGTCCGATGCTGAATGGGGTATTCCTGTTTCTAAAAGCGATCCTGGCCCCGTTCCTGGCCGCCATGATTATCTCCTATGTACTGAATCCCGTGGTCACCATGCTCTCCCGGAGAAAAATGCCGCGCAGCGTAGCCGTCCTGCTGATCTATGCGGTGTTCCTGACCTCGCTTGCGGTGATTCTGATCAACCTGATCCCGATGTTCATTGAACAGCTGGAGGAGCTGAACGAGCATCTGCCGGAGATGACGCTGCACGCGCAGGGGTTAATGAAGGGCATGAATTCCAGACTGATTCCGCCCGGGGTGGAGACGGGAATGAATAACTGGTTCTATCAGCTGGAGAACCGCCTGGCCGAAGGCATCTCCCACTTCCTTAATAATATCGCTTCGACCATTGGCCTGCTGTTCAACGCATTCATTGTGCCTTTTCTCGTGTTCTATATTCTGAAGGATTTCGAGGTGTTCGAACGGATGGTGGTATCCTGTCTGCCCCGTTCGCGCCGCAAGTCGATTGTGATGCTGTTAAAAGACATTGATGAAGCGCTCGGCAACTATATCCGCGGGCAGTTTCTCGTCTGCATCATCATCGGCGTGCTCGCTTATATCGGCTACGCGATTATAGGCATGCCTTATGCGCTGCTGTTCGCCTGTGTTGTCGCGGTATTCAACATTATTCCGTATATGGGTCCGTTTCTGGGGGCGGCCCCGGCTATTGTGATGGCCTCAACCTTGTCGTGGCGCCTTGTCCTGCTGGTGGCGGTGGTGAATACCCTGTGCCAAATGCTGGAGAGCAACGTGATCTCTCCGCAGGTTGTAGGACGGAAGCTGCATCTGCATCCGCTGCTGATCATCTTCGCGCTGCTGGTCGGCGGCGAGATCGCAGGAATGATCGGACTGATTCTGGCCGTCCCTTTCTTCGCTGCCGCCAAGGTGGTCATTCAGCATATCATCGGCTATTATATCCGCAGAAGGCCAGCGTGA
- a CDS encoding glycoside hydrolase family 16 protein — translation MRRKLHKLFGAGMTLLLAGLLTGAPSVSAATVFNEPLTYFNPATWQKADGYSNGSMFNCTWRANNISFTSGGQLRLALTSPSNNKFDGAEYRSVNKYSYGKYEVSMKPAKNSGIVSSFFTYTGPSDGTPWDEIDIEFLGKDTTKVQFNYYTNGVGGHEKIVNLGFDASQSYHTYAFDWQPGYIKWYVDGVLKHTATSNIPSRAGKIMMNLWNGTGVDSWLGSYNGANPLYAYYDWLKYTSN, via the coding sequence ATGAGGAGAAAGCTACACAAGTTATTCGGTGCAGGAATGACCCTGCTGCTTGCCGGTCTGCTGACAGGAGCTCCGTCCGTTTCGGCGGCAACCGTCTTTAATGAGCCTCTGACTTACTTCAACCCCGCAACCTGGCAAAAAGCAGACGGCTACTCGAATGGCTCCATGTTCAACTGTACCTGGCGTGCGAATAACATCTCATTCACCAGTGGCGGACAGCTTCGTCTGGCCCTGACCAGCCCCAGCAACAATAAATTTGACGGCGCGGAGTACCGCTCTGTGAACAAGTACAGCTACGGCAAATACGAGGTCAGCATGAAACCGGCCAAGAACAGCGGGATCGTCTCCTCCTTCTTCACCTACACCGGACCCTCAGACGGCACACCCTGGGATGAGATTGATATTGAGTTCCTTGGCAAGGATACCACGAAGGTTCAGTTCAACTATTACACGAACGGTGTTGGCGGACATGAGAAGATTGTTAATCTCGGCTTCGATGCTTCCCAGAGCTATCATACGTACGCCTTCGACTGGCAGCCGGGTTATATTAAATGGTATGTAGACGGGGTCTTGAAGCATACGGCAACCAGCAACATCCCCTCCCGGGCCGGTAAAATCATGATGAACCTCTGGAACGGAACGGGTGTGGATTCCTGGCTCGGTTCCTACAACGGGGCGAACCCGCTGTACGCCTATTACGATTGGCTGAAATACACAAGCAACTAA
- a CDS encoding extracellular solute-binding protein, whose amino-acid sequence MKVHSPLFLLLLILSGCSWHSTGDSQPPASPQSTAPHFDVKQGKYDPPVDLYTVGSVNPNLNFIKGESLEHNVHTVWAEKRLGIRIRYLWTISGTSETYANKLRLELAKGNMPDIVTTRDADIIQELIDSGQFMEVGDLFEQHASEVWKKAVAEDASAWNPFVRGAHRYAIPIMDYEYNSDPLLWVRQDWLDKLHLKAPQTLDELEQVMDAFVNRDPDGNGIKDTYGLSVGFRNGASTWMGDSSWVFGAYGTVPEQWNRRSDGTLEYGSIQPGARKAVQLMKQWVQRGYLSADSAWLDEEGAANQFISGKAGIIAGPYWMRGWPLSSLTKSDAEARVRAIAIPSGPGGLTMRRGTLPVNGAILINKQMKHPEIFFTYQNYLFDSYATSTGEFAHGLAEGYDWSMAGGQPSAESSALPLGGIRVASYTLTFDGARIPSGVIREIPKDIAPVLLGQKEASRKEQFTGPPTATMKRDGELLKKLEQKSFIKIIFADSPLEEFDEFVHKWNTYGGLTETMEVNAWDRSSR is encoded by the coding sequence ATGAAGGTCCATTCACCGCTGTTCCTGCTGCTCCTGATCCTGTCAGGGTGCTCCTGGCACAGCACTGGCGATAGTCAGCCGCCCGCTTCACCGCAGAGTACAGCCCCTCACTTCGATGTTAAGCAAGGCAAATATGATCCTCCGGTAGACCTGTATACGGTCGGCTCTGTGAACCCCAACCTGAACTTTATCAAAGGGGAGAGCCTGGAGCATAACGTACATACGGTCTGGGCCGAGAAGCGGCTGGGCATCCGTATCCGTTATCTCTGGACGATCTCCGGCACCTCAGAGACCTACGCCAACAAGTTGAGGCTGGAGCTGGCCAAAGGCAATATGCCCGACATCGTAACGACCAGAGATGCCGATATTATCCAGGAGCTGATTGATTCAGGACAATTCATGGAAGTCGGCGACCTGTTCGAGCAGCATGCGTCCGAGGTGTGGAAGAAGGCTGTTGCCGAGGATGCTTCGGCATGGAACCCCTTCGTGCGCGGCGCGCACCGGTATGCCATTCCCATTATGGATTATGAATATAACTCCGATCCGCTGCTCTGGGTCCGCCAGGATTGGCTGGACAAGCTCCATCTGAAAGCCCCGCAGACCCTGGATGAGCTGGAGCAGGTCATGGACGCCTTCGTCAACCGGGACCCGGACGGCAACGGAATCAAGGATACCTACGGTCTGTCGGTTGGATTCCGCAACGGCGCCAGCACCTGGATGGGAGACAGCAGCTGGGTGTTCGGCGCCTACGGTACGGTTCCTGAGCAGTGGAACCGCCGGAGTGACGGCACCCTGGAATACGGCTCCATCCAGCCCGGGGCAAGGAAGGCTGTCCAGCTCATGAAGCAATGGGTACAGCGCGGTTATCTGAGCGCTGACAGTGCCTGGCTGGATGAAGAGGGAGCGGCGAACCAGTTCATCTCCGGCAAGGCGGGCATCATTGCCGGACCCTATTGGATGCGCGGCTGGCCCCTGTCCTCCTTGACCAAGAGTGACGCTGAGGCGCGTGTCCGGGCAATTGCCATCCCTTCGGGGCCGGGCGGCCTCACCATGAGAAGAGGGACCCTGCCTGTCAACGGTGCCATCCTGATCAATAAGCAGATGAAGCATCCTGAAATCTTTTTTACGTATCAGAATTATTTGTTCGATTCATACGCTACCTCGACCGGCGAGTTCGCCCATGGCCTTGCGGAGGGCTATGACTGGTCCATGGCGGGCGGCCAGCCGAGCGCCGAGTCTTCGGCGCTGCCGCTGGGCGGCATCCGGGTAGCCTCGTACACGCTGACCTTCGACGGGGCCCGGATTCCCTCCGGGGTCATCCGGGAGATCCCGAAGGACATTGCCCCTGTGCTGCTGGGCCAGAAGGAGGCTTCCCGCAAGGAGCAGTTCACGGGACCTCCGACAGCGACGATGAAGCGTGACGGCGAGCTGCTGAAGAAGCTGGAGCAGAAAAGCTTCATCAAAATCATCTTCGCGGACAGCCCGCTTGAAGAATTCGACGAATTCGTGCACAAGTGGAACACCTACGGCGGACTTACCGAAACCATGGAGGTCAATGCCTGGGACCGCAGCAGCCGATAA
- a CDS encoding sensor histidine kinase — protein MVAWRPNLFIKMVAILLSLIAATLLFYGMSYRKDVGVITSQIKTTDLNHLEFLTQQMDDNINQLAGSMYALQRDPTIRDYEQITQLGHLIDPAQTIMTVLEKLSLQTSSSTWENRIVLYKPFSGETLGSDSSLSFDVSVLHKPLPAGWEYISADRAGAEAGFRLLLSDPAQATSRPREAQLLMSMYLPVSNIERMFEAYQSQNTGDTFLYHPTFGVILSRSSDRQMAEQVTAALNITAGKSTSDIFNLKQGSFLVSSVPSSAIDWQVVHYSPLKEILQPIRSSRSSFLTGSAILLVMSLLFSLQLYRQVQRPVSLLLRSLNRMKEGRWSTRIHTRTNQEFTLLNEEFNDMAEKIQSLIEQVYLEQLRAKDAHLKQLQSQINPHFLYNCLFFIKSKAAIGDTESVEAMALSLGEYYRYITRVDHSLTTLQDELKLLENYLKIQNLRKQRIRYEMDMETELLDLNIPRLLIQPLVENSIIHGIERKIGPGSIRITGRHTREAILITVEDNGAGMTEEAIAALQARINETTREDGGCGLWNVQQRLKLHYGEASGLMIAPSPEGGLITTLRMEKKEEPDAPNSIG, from the coding sequence ATGGTGGCATGGCGTCCCAACCTGTTCATTAAAATGGTAGCAATCCTGCTCTCGCTGATTGCCGCTACACTCTTGTTCTACGGAATGTCCTACCGTAAGGATGTCGGAGTCATTACCAGTCAGATTAAAACCACCGACCTGAATCATCTGGAATTCCTGACCCAGCAGATGGATGACAATATCAACCAGCTGGCGGGCAGCATGTATGCCCTGCAGAGAGATCCCACCATCCGCGATTATGAGCAGATTACGCAGCTGGGCCATCTTATTGATCCCGCCCAGACGATTATGACGGTGCTGGAGAAGCTGTCCCTACAGACCAGCTCCAGTACGTGGGAGAACCGGATTGTCTTGTACAAGCCCTTCAGCGGGGAGACCTTGGGCTCGGATTCCTCGCTGTCCTTCGATGTCTCTGTCCTGCACAAGCCGCTGCCGGCAGGCTGGGAGTATATCTCGGCGGACAGGGCCGGCGCAGAGGCAGGCTTCCGGCTGCTTTTGTCGGACCCTGCCCAGGCAACAAGCCGGCCGCGCGAGGCGCAGCTGCTGATGTCCATGTATTTACCAGTCTCCAATATTGAACGGATGTTCGAGGCCTACCAGTCGCAGAACACGGGGGACACCTTCTTGTACCATCCAACATTCGGGGTCATCCTCTCGCGGAGTTCGGACCGGCAGATGGCGGAGCAGGTCACCGCGGCACTGAATATCACGGCCGGGAAGAGTACCTCCGATATCTTCAACCTTAAGCAGGGCAGCTTCCTGGTCAGCTCAGTGCCCTCCTCGGCCATCGACTGGCAGGTCGTGCATTATTCACCGCTGAAGGAGATTCTTCAACCGATCCGCAGCAGCCGCTCTTCCTTCCTGACAGGATCGGCTATTCTGCTGGTGATGAGCCTGCTCTTCTCCTTGCAGCTCTACCGCCAGGTGCAGCGTCCGGTGAGCCTTCTGCTGCGTTCGCTCAACCGGATGAAGGAAGGGCGCTGGTCTACCCGCATTCATACCCGGACCAATCAGGAGTTCACGCTGCTTAATGAGGAATTCAATGACATGGCCGAGAAGATTCAGTCGCTGATCGAGCAGGTCTATCTGGAGCAGCTCCGGGCCAAGGATGCCCATCTGAAGCAGCTTCAATCACAGATCAATCCGCATTTCCTGTACAACTGCCTGTTCTTCATCAAGAGCAAGGCCGCCATAGGAGATACGGAATCCGTCGAGGCGATGGCACTCAGCTTGGGCGAATATTACCGTTATATTACCAGGGTCGACCATTCCCTCACCACCCTTCAGGATGAGCTGAAGCTGCTGGAGAATTACCTGAAGATCCAGAATTTGCGGAAGCAGCGTATCCGCTACGAGATGGATATGGAGACTGAACTGCTGGACCTGAACATTCCGAGGCTGCTGATTCAGCCTCTAGTAGAGAATAGTATCATCCATGGCATTGAGCGAAAAATCGGCCCCGGCTCCATCCGGATCACCGGCCGCCATACCCGGGAAGCCATTCTCATTACCGTTGAGGACAACGGCGCCGGTATGACAGAGGAAGCCATTGCCGCGCTTCAGGCGCGTATTAACGAAACCACGCGTGAGGATGGAGGCTGCGGGCTATGGAATGTCCAGCAGCGTCTCAAATTACATTACGGCGAGGCTTCCGGCCTGATGATTGCCCCTTCACCGGAAGGCGGTCTGATAACAACTCTCCGTATGGAGAAGAAAGAGGAACCTGATGCACCAAATTCTATTGGTTGA
- a CDS encoding response regulator, which produces MHQILLVDDEPYVVDDLSISIPWAEMGFGQVHKAYSGYEALELLQRYPIDIVVTDINMPELSGTELIAAIRKRWKHVRVVMLTGYAEFEYARKAIEEQASAYLLKPIANDQLIAVIGKLQEKLRSDWEAWSSHQRTMQTFREHLPILRDRLLGELLQGRKLPGPQLQERLDQFDLPFRAGLPVCLAVVRPEEFFRRQDMHSMLLFEYAIINIAQELFQDRFLIWSCKDVHDYLVFLLQPREDVEHDGNPGNGVAQAAYQLQNHVSTLMGGGLSVVTTGWGDFPDQVYTLYQSAISAIRQHIGSETGIYLDTTDNSSSQPVEILQPLYEPPLLFHMFEANNWQGIEDKLNAIVSELVHSPERSLEHIQEARLHLETAFYYFAHKNNKLLSEIVGNPLLEQAPFQTPDKLREWAMEVILLLREHTDSERRNSRTVLIRKVHEYINLNLHYVSLQAIADHVQMHPVYLSKMYKLETGKRISDYISQVKMEKAAYLLIHTPLKIYEVSSELGYSNAHYFIKLFKEYAGMTPHEYRDRAL; this is translated from the coding sequence ATGCACCAAATTCTATTGGTTGACGATGAACCCTATGTGGTCGATGATCTGTCCATTTCGATTCCCTGGGCGGAGATGGGCTTCGGACAGGTCCACAAAGCTTATTCCGGGTATGAGGCGCTGGAGCTGCTCCAGCGTTATCCCATTGATATTGTAGTCACAGATATCAATATGCCGGAGCTGTCCGGCACCGAGCTGATTGCCGCCATCCGCAAGCGCTGGAAGCATGTCCGGGTGGTGATGCTGACTGGCTATGCGGAGTTTGAATATGCCCGCAAGGCTATTGAGGAGCAGGCCAGCGCCTATCTGCTCAAGCCGATAGCGAACGACCAGCTGATCGCCGTCATCGGCAAGCTCCAGGAGAAGCTGCGCAGTGACTGGGAGGCCTGGTCCTCCCACCAGCGGACGATGCAGACCTTCCGCGAGCATCTGCCAATCCTGCGGGACCGCCTGCTCGGGGAGCTGCTGCAAGGTCGGAAGCTGCCCGGGCCGCAGCTCCAGGAGCGGCTGGACCAGTTCGACCTGCCGTTCAGGGCGGGACTGCCAGTCTGTCTGGCCGTGGTCCGTCCCGAGGAATTCTTCCGGCGTCAGGATATGCACAGCATGCTGCTGTTTGAATATGCAATCATTAATATCGCCCAGGAGCTGTTCCAGGACCGGTTCCTGATCTGGTCCTGCAAGGATGTTCATGATTATCTCGTATTCCTGCTGCAGCCCAGGGAGGATGTTGAACACGACGGCAATCCGGGAAATGGGGTGGCTCAGGCTGCCTATCAGCTGCAGAATCATGTCAGCACCCTGATGGGAGGCGGCCTGTCCGTGGTGACCACCGGCTGGGGCGACTTCCCGGATCAGGTCTACACTCTCTATCAATCCGCCATCTCCGCAATCCGCCAGCATATCGGCAGCGAGACCGGCATCTATCTCGATACCACGGATAACAGCAGCTCCCAGCCCGTGGAGATTCTCCAGCCGCTCTATGAGCCTCCTCTGCTGTTCCACATGTTCGAAGCGAACAACTGGCAGGGCATTGAAGACAAGCTGAACGCTATTGTCTCGGAGCTGGTCCACAGTCCGGAGCGGTCACTGGAGCATATCCAGGAAGCCCGTCTGCACTTGGAGACGGCCTTCTATTACTTCGCCCACAAGAATAACAAGCTGCTGAGCGAGATTGTCGGCAATCCGCTGCTGGAGCAGGCTCCCTTTCAGACGCCGGACAAGCTGCGGGAGTGGGCCATGGAGGTTATCCTTCTGCTGAGAGAGCATACGGATTCCGAACGGCGGAACAGCCGGACCGTACTGATCCGCAAGGTACATGAGTATATCAACCTCAATCTGCACTATGTCTCCCTACAGGCCATCGCCGACCATGTCCAGATGCATCCGGTCTATCTCTCCAAAATGTACAAGCTGGAGACCGGCAAGCGGATCAGCGACTATATCAGTCAGGTAAAGATGGAAAAAGCGGCGTATCTGCTAATCCATACGCCGCTCAAAATTTATGAAGTTTCCTCGGAGCTCGGGTACTCCAACGCCCATTATTTCATTAAGCTCTTCAAGGAATATGCGGGGATGACCCCGCATGAATACCGTGACCGGGCGCTGTAA